From the genome of Mycobacterium kansasii ATCC 12478:
CTGCCGGATCGCCGCCTTCGCTTCGACATTGCCCGGCTCGGCGTCCAGAATCGCTTGATAAGATTTCTTGGCCGCCTCGAAGTCACCGGCCTCGAGTTCCGCGCGGGCCTGCGCCACCGCCGGATCGACCTCGGTAAACTCTCCCGAACCCGTTGGGCCCCTGAGCTTTCCGGCTGTCGCCGATAACAGCGAGTCGAGCCAGCGTCGTAGCTGATCGGCGGGCTGAGGTCCTTGGAAGCTCGAGATCGGTTGCGCCGCAGCCAGTGCCACCACGGTCGGGACCGCCTGTACGCCGAATATCTGAGCCACTCTGGGCGCAACGTCGACGTTGACCGTCGCCAGCTGCCAGGTGCCCTGATCGGCTGCGGCCAGGCCAGACAACGTATCGAGCAGATCAACGCACACGTCGCTGCGCGGTGACCACAGCAGCACCACGACGGGCACCTCATCGGAGCGGGCGATCACCTCGTCTTCGAAATTGGTTTCGGTGATCTCGACCGCACCGGGCTGAGCCGAAGGTGTCCGGCCGGCAGCCCCGGCTGTTGCAGCGTTTTGTTGAGCTCGTTGTTTGAGACCGGAAAGGTCGACCGCACCGGCCATGGCAGGCCCGATCGGAGGTCGGGGACGTGTCACGTCATCAAGTCTGTCACGCCGGGGTCGCACACCGTAC
Proteins encoded in this window:
- a CDS encoding thioredoxin family protein, coding for MTRPRPPIGPAMAGAVDLSGLKQRAQQNAATAGAAGRTPSAQPGAVEITETNFEDEVIARSDEVPVVVLLWSPRSDVCVDLLDTLSGLAAADQGTWQLATVNVDVAPRVAQIFGVQAVPTVVALAAAQPISSFQGPQPADQLRRWLDSLLSATAGKLRGPTGSGEFTEVDPAVAQARAELEAGDFEAAKKSYQAILDAEPGNVEAKAAIRQIDFLTRATAQRPDAVLVADAAPDDIEAAFAAADVQILNQDVTGAFDRLVALVRSTAGDERTRVRTRLIELFELFDPADPEVIAGRRNLANALY